Part of the Leishmania infantum JPCM5 genome chromosome 34 genome, GGGCGAAGAACATGGCGACGTACACCGAGGGCGAGCGCAAGGCGTGGGGCGGGCCGGTGCGCGTTGCTGCGCCGGAGCTGCGCATgcccgcgccggcggcggcgaaggcggtgaggtcggatgctgctgctgagaaGAGGGCTGCGCcgaaggctgctgctgttgcgccgccgtctgccgctgccgcggaggaggacgacgacgacatcgACCTGTTCGGCGagacgacggaggaggagaaggcagcgctggaggcgaagaaggcgaaggacgcggagaagaagaaggcgaagaaggatGTGATTGCGAAGTCGTCGATCCTGTTCGATATCAAGGCGTGGGACGACACGATCGACCTggaggcgctcgcgcagAAGCTGCACGCGATCCAGCGCGACGGCCTGATCTGGGGTGACCACAAGCTGGTGCCCGTTGCGTTTGGCGTgaagaagctgcagcagctgatcgTCATTGAGGACGACAAGGTGTCCGGCGACGACCTGGAGGAGATGATCATGGgcttcgaggaggaggtgcagtcGATGGATATCGTCGCCTGGAACAAGATCTGAGGTGATTCGAGGTGACACGTATGCTTTTCGCCACGTACGCGGCAGACGTCCTTCTTTAGCTAAGCGTGTTACTGTGTCTTACGCTTACggcccttccctctctctctctcgagcACGAGAAGGGGGCAGACAAGCGTGTGAAGgggcgcgggggggggaagaaCGCATATCGGGATCTGCATcacgcactcacacgcaccgaCCGACAAAGTTTCCATTCTTCTGATCTGTCTTGTTCCCAGTTGACCTATCCGCGATGCCATGGAGTGCGGTGCGGGCTGATCGAGGCAGGGCAgcggggcagcagcagtggcgggtggagagaagggaagggaaaaCAAAGAACGCCCGCTCGGAGGTTGGATGCGCGCAGTATGGAGACGTGAATGACAGCGTgtggggaggcggaggtggaggtgtCGGAGAAGCGAACTTCatgcgtggaggaggctgtcTTTGCAAAGAAGAGCACACAAATAAAGTTAAAAAACAAACAGAAGGAGAGATAAAAACACGCATTTTGGCTTAGGTAGGGCGTACGCGTCTTTCGCTGTTCTGGGAtgtgtgtgccgctctctctgtctgtctgtggctccgcctctcctcctccccttctttgCCTTTTGCCAATTTTGATATCTGCCTTTTAAGCCGATCACCGCTGTTGCGCACGCCTCTTTACCAACCCCTCGTCCCACACTGAGTAAGAAAGCAAACAGTGCAGATCAGCTTGTGCTGCCCTCGCGTATGTCATTGAAACGTCCACCTCCGGTCGTGGATTCACGCGTCGCATGGCGTGAAAGCGCATTGACGGCCTGCATATCGACATGACGAGGGCGCTGCCCGTATCttgatgtgtgcgtgtgtgtgtagatgcgtttggggggggggcagcagcaggtttcctgtgtgtgtttcttgtTTTGCATGTGGGTGTCTCTCTTTGGTTTTGTTTTCCCCTGTTGTGTTGTTGTCTTAAaattgccccccccccccccagaaGAAAAGTGAGGCGACATATACGAACATAAATTGGACGGCCCCCGTCCCCCTTTGTCGCTTCTTCTGTGAGTGggtgtgtgtacgcgtgcaACTCGTGCttcacatacacacacacattcacACGAGCGGCAGCTAAGCTCTCTTTCTATCCGTAACAGAAACACCTCCCCGCAAGGAAAACAGTAAACCGAGGCAACCGTGAGGCCAAAGTTCCcgccatcccctcccccgaaaaaaaaagtgcgaGGACGGATCGCACGGATgctctgcacacacgcgaagcttctcttcctctgaAACTCAAGAAGCGCATGGGCTGCTTCCCTTTCGTCAAGGGGGCGGAGACGTCTGGGGGTTACTCTATGCGACTTACTACGGTGCCCCCGCAGCTGAAAAAGAGAAATTGCCTTTTCTTTCGCCTGCGCCAACCAAAGATGGGCATGcactgtgcgtgtgtgcccctccccccgcctgGGAAACTTGGCGGGGGCTTTGACTCCACTTTGGGATGGAACCGGTGAAAAAAATTAAAAACACTTGTTTTTTTCGGGTTAACATCCACCCGGCGGTTGTTGGCGGTTGCCTTAACCAAATTTCCATTCCATGGGGGCGCTTCTTTTATAACTTGGGTACTTTCCCTCACCCCGCAAAGGGTTTTACACCAATCTGGACTTTNNNNNNNNNNNNNNNNNNNNNNNNNNNNNNNNNNNNNNNNNNNNNNNNNNNNNNNNNNNNNNNNNNNNNNNNNNNNNNNNNNNNNNNNNNNNNNNNNNNNNcgcggcgggggcggcggcggcacaatGGCTCCGACACATATGGTAAATCTTTTCTCTCGCGGGCTCACGATCGCTCAGCTCGGTGAAGATGAACTGCTTTCCATAGAACTGAAGTACACGTGGAATGATGAGCAGTTTGCTGGGGTCCTGCAGGATAACCCAGCCGCGACCGTTGCAGTTCACGTTTTGGCCCGGAAACACATCTGCCTCCTTCACCATGTCAAACGTTTCAAAGTAGCGGCCCAGCATCTCGGGTGTCGTATTGAAGGGTAGGTGGGAGACGTAGATGCAGACATACTTGGTGGCGGTCGCGTAGAGGGACCCGGTGCGGGGGTCTTTGAACAGTGCGAGCGACAATACAAGCGACAACGTCAATGCCGCCACGCCGAAGGTGCTAAGAGACTGTGTCTTGCTCCATGGCGTCCCGCAGTGCGCACCTATGTCGAAGCCAAAGATGTACTGGTATGTGGCCTCCTCGTATGCGGCGGCGAGTTCTCTGGGTAGACGGCGCCCTGTGGTTCCCTGAGCCGCACTCGCCACAAGGGCCGAGACGCCAGTGAGACGAGAACGCAGGAAGCAATTGAAACCGACGCACACGGTGTGGAGGCCGACGGTGGCGCGTAGCTGCGGAAACAACAATGTTGGACTCTCGGCAGTGTTCGCTGTCCCCCCAAGCGCGTCGCTTGCCACGGCGAGGGATTCATTCGAGTAGTAAACGTTTTGGCTGTTCTGCACCGAGTACACATCATCCAGGCCGAGAATACAGATGTACAGCATCGCCGACACGGTCGAGAAGCAGGCTAAGACAGCTGCGAGAGCACGAAGGTACGTCACGCCGGCAGTAGTCTTCCCAGGCAGGGTGCAGAAGGCCTGCTTCCAGCTGCCTTGcatgcacccccccccagaAGAAAAGTGAGGCGACATATACGAACATAAATTGGACGGCCCCCGTCCCCCTTTGTCGCTTCTTCTGTGAGTGggtgtgtgtacgcgtgcaACTCGTGCt contains:
- the eEF1B beta 1 gene encoding elongation factor 1-beta, which gives rise to MSLKDVSKKAAELESKLGGKLFLGGAKPTAEDVKVFNDLLGANHVNLYRWAKNMATYTEGERKAWGGPVRVAAPELRMPAPAAAKAVRSDAAAEKRAAPKAAAVAPPSAAAAEEDDDDIDLFGETTEEEKAALEAKKAKDAEKKKAKKDVIAKSSILFDIKAWDDTIDLEALAQKLHAIQRDGLIWGDHKLVPVAFGVKKLQQLIVIEDDKVSGDDLEEMIMGFEEEVQSMDIVAWNKI